ATTGAAGCCCTCGAAGGACATACGTTTGAGGTTTTCTGTGAGCCTGAACTGCGGGAAAATATTGTGTGTACCCATTTTTGTATGTGCGGAATCAGTTCCATTTGGGAAAAAACAAAAAAGATTTTAGATGATTTCTTTACTTCAATGACATTGGAAACGCTGGTGAAAGAAAAAGAAGAAAAGGAATCCCTACATATGAAGGGATTGATGGTGAACGAAAATGAGTGAAGAAGCTAAATCCTTTATTCAAGAGGATTACAAATATGGATTTATCACAGACATCGAATCCGAGATGGCTCCTCGCGGCCTCGATGAGGATATCGTCCGTTATATTTCAGAAAAGAAAAATGAGCCGGTATTTCTCCTTGAATGGCGGTTAAAAGCCTATCGCCATTGGCTTAAAATGAGTGAGCCCCAATGGCCCAATGTCCACTATCCTGCCATTGATTATCAGAATATTATTTATTATTCTGCGCCCAAAAAGAAAAAGCTTTTATCCAGCCTCGAGGAAGTAGATAAGGAACTTTTGGTCACCTTTGAAAAATTAGGCATTCCATTAGAAGAACAGAAGCGATTGTCCGGGGTTGCGGTCGATGCCGTTTTTGACAGTGTTTCAGTCGCCACCACCTTTAAAGCTCAGTTAGAAAAATTTGGTATTATCTTTTGTTCATTTTCAGAGGCGGTTCAACATCATCCCGATCTCATCAAAAAATATTTGGGTTCCGTCGTTCCTTACTCTGACAATTTTTTTGCAGCCCTTAATTCAGCGGTCTTTAGCGATGGCTCTTTCTGCTATATCCCCAAAGGCGTTCGATGCCCCATGGAACTTTCAACCTATTTTCGTATTAATACTGCTGACACGGGCCAATTTGAACGAACTTTAATCATTGCAGAAGATGGCGCTTACGTGAGCTATTTGGAAGGGTGTCTCCCAGGATGGGAAGAAATTACCACAGGATACGAGTTAAAAAATATCCGTGATTTAGTGCTTGGAGAAACAGTGCTCAATCATGAAGGGGTTGAAACAAAAGCAGCTAAACTGATGAAAAGGCGATACCGTGGCGATTTGGTAGAAATTACGCCCCGCAGTCCTGGAAACAAATTTTCCCTGACACCAAAACATCCTGTTCTGGCCATCCGGCGTGAGAGCGTGCGGTCTTCTTTGCGTGGGCAAGGAAGATGGGCTGATATTCATTCAGAGCGTCTTAGCCAAACCGAACCCGAATTTATTCCTGTGGGTGAATTACAACCTGGAGATTTACTTGTATTTCCTATTAATAAAGTGAAACGCGACGATTCCTCTCTTTCCGATGATTTTTTGAGATTGCTGGGCTACTACGTGGCTGAGGGATGTGCCACTCGCTTTAATGGATGTGATGCTGTCGAAATTTGCTTGGGAGATCATGAGGAAAATTTGATTAAGGACGTTGTTTCACTGATCAAGAAAGTTTTGGGTAAAACTCCTTCCGTAACTTATGATCGGGTCCGTCATGGCGCCTATATCGTTGTGTATTCAAAGGAGCTTTCAGCCCAATTGGTTAAGCATGGGGGAAAATATGCGATTGGGAAACGCTTTAGCAAGACTGTGATGGATTTACCTCCCGCACGGCAAAAATTAGCTTTAGATACCTATTATCTTGGAGACGGAAGTGTATCTCGTGAAGGGAAGCTGATCCGGATTCGTGCAGCAACCATTTCAAAACAACTGGCGTTTCAAATCCAGGAGATTCTCGCTCGTCAGGGAATTTTCGCCTACATCAACGTTCGAGAAGCATTTGATGAAAAGATGAAGGATGGAAAAATTATTAGACATAAAACCCGTTATGTTCTTTTTTATGCCGAAAATACAATCGGTCGCCGTGCACTGCGTCGAGAGGGTTATTTTCTTCTGCCTGTTTGTAAAATTCGTCGCGTTCCCTACGACGATTATGTTTATAATTTTGAGACCGCGACGGAACCCCATTCCTATCTCGTTAAAGGTTTTGCGGTTCACAACTGTACCGCCCCTATCCGAGACAAAAATCAATTGCATGCAGCCGTGGTAGAGTTGGTCTGTCTCGAAAACGCCCAAATTAAATACTCCACGGTGCAAAATTGGTACGCGGGAGATAAAGACGGAAAAGGCGGGATTTATAATTTCGTCACTAAACGAGGAAAATGTGCAGGGAAAAAATCTAAAATCTCATGGACCCAGGTTGAAACAGGTTCTTCTATTACCTGGAAATATCCGAGTGTGATTTTGATGGGGGATAACTCCATCGGCGAATTTTACTCCGTCGCTCTGACGAATAACCACCAGCAGGCGGATACAGGAACTAAAATGATTCATGTGGGAAAAAATACCAAGAGCACGATTATCTCCAAGGGAATTTCTGCCAAACAGGGTTCGAACACCTATCGAGGGTTGGTTAAAGTATTACCTCACGCAGAAAATGTACGCAATTACACCCAATGCGACTCTCTCCTTTTAGGAGATCAATGTAGCGCCAATACCTTTCCCTATATTGAAGTTCAGAACAACACGGCCAAGGTTGAACATGAGGCCTCGACTTCAAAAATCAGCGAAGAACAGCTTTTTTATTGCAAGCAAAGAGGCATTTCTGGAGAGAATGCGGTCAATATGATTATCAATGGATTTTGCAAAGAAGTTTTTCGAAACCTACCAATGGAGTTTGCGGTAGAGGCATCAAAATTACTGGGAGTGAGTTTAGAAGGAAGTGTGGGATAGAAAAATTCAAAATGTAAAATTCAAAATGTAAAATGACAATGCAAAATTTAAAAATGAATGCTCTCATTGATGTTTGATTTTGCTAGAAGGGAGTCAAGAAATGTTAGAGATTAAAAATTTACATGTGTCGATTGATCATACTGAAATTCTTAAAGGAATTGATCTGAAAGTTCAGGCGGGGGAGGTTCATGCCATCATGGGACCTAATGGCTCAGGCAAAAGTACCCTTGCGAAAGTTCTGGCCGGAGACCCTTCTTATGTTGTGACGAAAGGGGAGGTTCTTTATGATGGAAAAAATTTACTGGAAATGGCCCCTGAAATTAGGGCTCGGCAAGGAATTTTTCTAGGGTTTCAATATCCCGTCGAAATTCCAGGTGTTAATAATACCTATTTTCTGAAGGCGGCTTTGAATGAGATCCGTACCTCTAAAGGGATGCCTGAGCTCGATGCCATGGAATTCCTTCAACTTTTGAAAGAAAAAGTAAAAACAATCGATATGGATGAAAGTCTGATCAATAGGCCCGTGAATGAAGGATTTTCAGGAGGAGAAAAGAAGCGCAACGAAATTCTTCAAATGGCGGTTCTCGAGCCCCGTCTGGCCATTTTAGATGAAACCGATTCAGGACTCGATATTGATGCAGTAAAGGCAGTCGCCCAAGGAGTCAATAAACTGAAAAGGGCCGACCGGTCCATGATTTTGGTCACCCACTATCAGCGACTTTTAAATTATATCGTTCCGGATCATGTGCATGTCCTTTCAGAGGGCCGTCTGGTTAAATCTGGAGGGAAAGAGCTTGCCTTAGAGCTTGAGAAGCAAGGTTATGATTGGGTGAAAGAACGAAATTAAATTAAGTCTCAAATTTTCTATAAAGTGAAGAGTCGATATCATGAACGTTCTACAAAAAAAAACTGAACTGAGTTCTGAAGAAGTCAAAGAACCTTTTCTTAGGGCCTTTTCAAAAATTGAAAAGGGTGGGGGGAAAGATTTCCCTGAATGGCTTAAAAATCTCCGCCAAAATGCCCTTTCAAAATTTGCCATCTTAGGCTTTCCAAATACGCATCATGAAGCCTGGAAATACACCTCTGTCGAAACCATTATCCATACCCTTTATCAATTTTTGACCGCTGAGACGGCAAAAAATTTGGCATCCAAAAAAGATCTGAATTCTCTCCCTATCCCTCTTTCTGGCCCCACACTTGTCTTTGTAAATGGTTTCTTTTCCCGTGATCTTTCCAAACTCAATCTTCGTTCCTCTTCTCTTAAAATAGGGAGTTTGAAAGAGGCCATTCTCAAAGATCCTGATGGGTTTAAAGAATATTTTCCTTCGAAAGATGGATACGAAAACAGTATTTTCCGTGCCTTAAATATGTCTCTTTTCGAAGATGGAGCATTCGTTCATATTCCTCCCAATTTTATATTTGAAGAACCCATTCATTTGGTTTTTATTGCCCCCTCTTCTCAAAAAAATCTCATCTCTTTTCCAAGAAATTTGATCGTGGCTGAAAGCGGAAGTAAGGCAACCATTATAGAAAGCTACGTTTCTTTTCCTGAAAATACGACTTTTTCAAACGCCTTCACTCAGGTCATCGTAAAAAATGAAGCTTCGATCAATTATTATCAAATTCAAAATCAAAGTGAAAAAGCGTTCCATGTGGGAGAGACCGAAATGGTCTTAAATGAAAAAACCCATCTTTCTCATTGTTCACTGACTCTCAGTGGAAGAATTGTAAGAAATAATTTGTCTGTCCAGATTTTGGGACGTGAAAGTGAGGCGAATCTTACGGGTCTTTACCTTACCTCCCATGAACAGCATGTGGATAACACAACGGTGATTGACCACAAAATGGGGGAGTCGACCAGTCGACAGCTTTATAAAGGGGTTCTCAATGGAAAATCGACGGGGGTTTTTAGCGGAAAAATTTTCGTTCGAAAGAACGCCCAAAAAACGGATGCGGCACAGACCAATAAAAATCTGCTTCTTTCCAAAGAAGCCAAGGTTGATATGAAACCCCAACTCGAGATTTTCGCAAATGATGTCAAATGTACCCATGGAGCCGCTGTGGGAGAGCTTGAAGATCATCTCCTTTTTTATCTCCAGAGCCGTGGCCTTGGGAGCGACACAGCCCGCCACCTTTTGATCCGGGGATTTATCCATGAGGTGACCGATCAAATAAAGGTGCAAAAAATCAAAGACTACTTGAATCGCGTCCTCTTAACCCCATTTGAAGAAGGGAAGGAGGCTCTCAGATGATGATCCATTCTGAAAAAGCTCTTTTTTCAGCCCAAGAAATTTTAGATGTAAAAAAAATTCGACAGGATTTTCCCATTCTGAAAAGAAAAGTTCATGGTAAACCTTTGATCTATTTAGACAATGCCGCGACAACCCAAAAACCCCAATGTGTCATCGATACCTTAAATCAATATTACAGTCATGAAAATGCCAATATCCATCGAGGGATTCATCATTTAAGTGAAAAAGCGACATTGGCTTATGAAGGGGTCCGATCTAAATTAAAGTATTTCCTCAATGCGCCTCAGGTTGAAGAAATTATTTTTGTCCGGGGGGCCACAGAAGGAATTAATCTCGTCGCCCAAAGTTATGGGCGAACCTTTCTGAAGAGAAATGATGAAATTTTAATTTCACATATGGAACATCATTCAAACATTGTCCCCTGGCAAATATTATGCCACGAAATCGGGGCTGAACTTAAAGTCATTCCCATGAATCAAAGTGGGGAATTGATGATGGATGCTTATGAACACATGCTCTCCAAAAAAGTGAAATTTTTAGCTGTGACCCATCTTTCAAATGCCTTAGGCTCCATTAATCCCATCCAAAAAATGATTACGATGGCGCACAAATATGCAATCCCTGTTTTAATTGACGGGGCACAAGCAGTCCCTCATTTAAAGGTAGATGTTCAAGCCCTCGATTGCGATTTTTATGTCTTCTCCGCTCATAAAGTCTATGGACCGACAGGCCTTGGCGTCCTCTATGGAAAACGCTCCTGGCTAGAAAAAATGCCTCCGTATCAAGGAGGAGGAGATATGATCAGCAAAGTCACCTTCGAAGAAACTTTATATAACGCACTTCCGTATAAATTCGAGGCGGGAACGCCCCATATTGCAGGCGTCATGGGTCTTGGAGCCGCTTTGGATTATATGAACAGGATCGATCTTCGAAAGATTGCCGAATATGAAAAAATGTTACTGGATCACGCCTCCCACTTGTTTTCAGAAATTCCCGGGCTTCGCATCATTGGAACTTCAAATGAAAAGATGAGTATTCTCTCTTTTGTCTTTGCTGAAGTTCACGCCCACGATGTAGGAACCATTTTAGATCAAGAAGGGATTGCCATTCGAGCGGGGCACCACTGCGCGATGCCCGTCATGGATTTTTTTAATGTTCCCGCAACGGCTCGGGTTTCATTTGCTTTTTATAATACGCCCGAAGAAATTGAAACCCTTGCAGCAGCGCTTCGAAAAGTGAAGGGGATTTTTATCTGATCCCACCACCTGTCTATCCTCCGCAGGAGGATTCTCAGCAGGGGAACATTATAGAATATTGAAAATAATCTGATAGCGAACTTAAAAAGGATTGGTTCTTTAAACCCAGATTTTGCAATAGACGCGAGAACCGAGACGCAAGAGCTTGAGCCAGATTGGCCTGAAGACAAGGTCCCCGAAGGGGGAAACGTAGGCATACATTGACAGATGTCTGTCGAGGCTTTCTGAAGGCCAAGGTGGCCAAGATCTTGCGTCGAATTCCGCGGTCTATTGCAAATTCTGGGTTAAACCAAAGACAGGTGGTGGGATGATGTCTGAACTGAACGAGCTTTATCAACAGGTGATTTTAGATCACAATAAACAACCCAGAAACTTTCGCATCCTTGAATGTGCAGATCATACCGCAGAGGGGTATAATCCTTTATGCGGCGATCGTCTCAAGCTTTATCTTGTAACGGAGGGAGATAAAATTAAAGATATTAGTTTTCAGGGTTCGGGATGCGCTATTTCGAAATCTTCAGCCTCACTGATGACCGACAGTGTCAAAGGTAAAACAAAAAAAGAGGCTCAGATTACTTTTGAAAATTTTCATGAAATGATTTCGAAGGGGTTACAAGGAAAGTACGATTTAAATCTATTAGGTAAACTGACGGTGTTTTCTGGCGTGAGTGAGTATCCCACACGCATTAAATGCGCCACGCTCGCTTGGCATACCCTGCGAGCCGCATTGGAGGAGAGCGAAAAAATTGTAACAACAGAGGATAATGTTTGAGAACTCAAAAATCAAAATCCAAAAACCAGTCATGAAAATGAGACGTTGTTACTGGCTATTCCCCTCCTTTGTACCCCAAAGGGGAGGAACTCAATTTTCATCCACTTGGGTGGACTGAAAGTTCATGATGACAAATATCAAAATGACAAAGCAAAAATCAAAATGTAAAAGCACTCAAAAAATCTTACGACAGTTTATTTTTAAATTTTAATCTGTCATTTTGATTTTTGATATTTGAATTTTGAATTTTATGTAAGGAGAGAAGATATGCAAAGTCGCGAACCGATTGAGCTCAAAAGAGCCTGTGAAGCCATTGAAATTCCGGCGGGGACAAAAATTATTTTGCCGGCCGCCATGAAGGTCATGATTTCTCAAACGCTTGGCGGCTCCTACACCGTTATTACGGATCGGGGAGCCATGGTTCGCATTTCAGGCCGAGACGCGGATGCACTCGGATTAGAAATTCCCGTTGAAGCCGAAGCATCCTCTGGAGAAGAGCCTCTTGAAAAAAGGGTGTTCGATCAACTTAGAACGTGTTATGATCCGGAGATCCCAGTCAATATCCTGGAATTAGGACTGGTCTATGACTGTAAAATTATTCCGCTTTCTGAAGGGAACCGAGTCGAAATTAAAATGACCTTAACCGCCCCAGGTTGTGGGATGGGGACTACGCTTAGCGTAGATGTGAAACAGAAAATCGAAAGCATTCCTGGAGTCAGGGAAGCTGATGTTCAGTTGGTCTGGGATCCACCCTGGACCATGGATCGCATGAGTGAAGCTGCTAAGCTTCAATTAGGAATGATGTGAAATGGAAAATGAAATCGATCGTTCAAATACTTTTGAATCTTTGAAGCTTCATCCCAATCTGCTTAAAGGGATTCATGATCTGGGCTTTATTCGCCCAACACCCATTCAAAAAGAAGCAATTCCTCACATCATGGAAGGAAAAGATTTGATTGGATGTGCTCAAACGGGAACAGGAAAAACGGCTGCTTTTGTTCTTCCCATTCTTCACCGACTGCTTCAGGGGCCCAGCACCAAACATACTCGTGCACTGATTTTAGCTCCAACGCGAGAGCTGGCACTTCAGTCGATTGATCACCTTCGCTCCCTTTCTCGTTACGTTCACCTGAAGGGGATTGCCATCTTTGGCGGAGTCCCGATGAGTCCGCAAATTCAGGCGCTTGCACGAGGAGTAGATATTATTTCAGCCACTCCAGGCCGATTCCTGGACCACATTTACTCTGGAAGAATTAATTTCTCTAATCTAGAAGTCTTTGTTCTAGATGAGGTTGACCAAATGCTGGACATGGGATTTATGCCCGATATTCAAAAAATCTTAAATCTTCTCCCAGAAAAAAGGCAAAATCTGGTTTTCTCTGCCACCATTTCTCCTGCATTTACAAAATTGATTCATCAAATTCTGAAAAATCCCGTCACCGTCCAAATCAGTTTCAGTACGACACCGGCGGTGGGCATTCGACATGCCGTTTACCCTGTGGCCCGTCATTTGAAGGCTGATCTTTTAACGGAACTTTTGCGAGGGGAAGATATGACCTCGGTCCTCATTTTCACACGAACCAAACATCAAGCCGATCGCCTCAGCCAAACTTTAGAAAGAAG
This sequence is a window from Chlamydiota bacterium. Protein-coding genes within it:
- a CDS encoding SufD family Fe-S cluster assembly protein; this encodes MSEEAKSFIQEDYKYGFITDIESEMAPRGLDEDIVRYISEKKNEPVFLLEWRLKAYRHWLKMSEPQWPNVHYPAIDYQNIIYYSAPKKKKLLSSLEEVDKELLVTFEKLGIPLEEQKRLSGVAVDAVFDSVSVATTFKAQLEKFGIIFCSFSEAVQHHPDLIKKYLGSVVPYSDNFFAALNSAVFSDGSFCYIPKGVRCPMELSTYFRINTADTGQFERTLIIAEDGAYVSYLEGCLPGWEEITTGYELKNIRDLVLGETVLNHEGVETKAAKLMKRRYRGDLVEITPRSPGNKFSLTPKHPVLAIRRESVRSSLRGQGRWADIHSERLSQTEPEFIPVGELQPGDLLVFPINKVKRDDSSLSDDFLRLLGYYVAEGCATRFNGCDAVEICLGDHEENLIKDVVSLIKKVLGKTPSVTYDRVRHGAYIVVYSKELSAQLVKHGGKYAIGKRFSKTVMDLPPARQKLALDTYYLGDGSVSREGKLIRIRAATISKQLAFQIQEILARQGIFAYINVREAFDEKMKDGKIIRHKTRYVLFYAENTIGRRALRREGYFLLPVCKIRRVPYDDYVYNFETATEPHSYLVKGFAVHNCTAPIRDKNQLHAAVVELVCLENAQIKYSTVQNWYAGDKDGKGGIYNFVTKRGKCAGKKSKISWTQVETGSSITWKYPSVILMGDNSIGEFYSVALTNNHQQADTGTKMIHVGKNTKSTIISKGISAKQGSNTYRGLVKVLPHAENVRNYTQCDSLLLGDQCSANTFPYIEVQNNTAKVEHEASTSKISEEQLFYCKQRGISGENAVNMIINGFCKEVFRNLPMEFAVEASKLLGVSLEGSVG
- the sufC gene encoding Fe-S cluster assembly ATPase SufC — its product is MLEIKNLHVSIDHTEILKGIDLKVQAGEVHAIMGPNGSGKSTLAKVLAGDPSYVVTKGEVLYDGKNLLEMAPEIRARQGIFLGFQYPVEIPGVNNTYFLKAALNEIRTSKGMPELDAMEFLQLLKEKVKTIDMDESLINRPVNEGFSGGEKKRNEILQMAVLEPRLAILDETDSGLDIDAVKAVAQGVNKLKRADRSMILVTHYQRLLNYIVPDHVHVLSEGRLVKSGGKELALELEKQGYDWVKERN
- the sufD gene encoding Fe-S cluster assembly protein SufD — translated: MNVLQKKTELSSEEVKEPFLRAFSKIEKGGGKDFPEWLKNLRQNALSKFAILGFPNTHHEAWKYTSVETIIHTLYQFLTAETAKNLASKKDLNSLPIPLSGPTLVFVNGFFSRDLSKLNLRSSSLKIGSLKEAILKDPDGFKEYFPSKDGYENSIFRALNMSLFEDGAFVHIPPNFIFEEPIHLVFIAPSSQKNLISFPRNLIVAESGSKATIIESYVSFPENTTFSNAFTQVIVKNEASINYYQIQNQSEKAFHVGETEMVLNEKTHLSHCSLTLSGRIVRNNLSVQILGRESEANLTGLYLTSHEQHVDNTTVIDHKMGESTSRQLYKGVLNGKSTGVFSGKIFVRKNAQKTDAAQTNKNLLLSKEAKVDMKPQLEIFANDVKCTHGAAVGELEDHLLFYLQSRGLGSDTARHLLIRGFIHEVTDQIKVQKIKDYLNRVLLTPFEEGKEALR
- a CDS encoding cysteine desulfurase — protein: MMIHSEKALFSAQEILDVKKIRQDFPILKRKVHGKPLIYLDNAATTQKPQCVIDTLNQYYSHENANIHRGIHHLSEKATLAYEGVRSKLKYFLNAPQVEEIIFVRGATEGINLVAQSYGRTFLKRNDEILISHMEHHSNIVPWQILCHEIGAELKVIPMNQSGELMMDAYEHMLSKKVKFLAVTHLSNALGSINPIQKMITMAHKYAIPVLIDGAQAVPHLKVDVQALDCDFYVFSAHKVYGPTGLGVLYGKRSWLEKMPPYQGGGDMISKVTFEETLYNALPYKFEAGTPHIAGVMGLGAALDYMNRIDLRKIAEYEKMLLDHASHLFSEIPGLRIIGTSNEKMSILSFVFAEVHAHDVGTILDQEGIAIRAGHHCAMPVMDFFNVPATARVSFAFYNTPEEIETLAAALRKVKGIFI
- a CDS encoding SUF system NifU family Fe-S cluster assembly protein: MMSELNELYQQVILDHNKQPRNFRILECADHTAEGYNPLCGDRLKLYLVTEGDKIKDISFQGSGCAISKSSASLMTDSVKGKTKKEAQITFENFHEMISKGLQGKYDLNLLGKLTVFSGVSEYPTRIKCATLAWHTLRAALEESEKIVTTEDNV
- the sufT gene encoding putative Fe-S cluster assembly protein SufT, whose protein sequence is MQSREPIELKRACEAIEIPAGTKIILPAAMKVMISQTLGGSYTVITDRGAMVRISGRDADALGLEIPVEAEASSGEEPLEKRVFDQLRTCYDPEIPVNILELGLVYDCKIIPLSEGNRVEIKMTLTAPGCGMGTTLSVDVKQKIESIPGVREADVQLVWDPPWTMDRMSEAAKLQLGMM
- a CDS encoding DEAD/DEAH box helicase codes for the protein MENEIDRSNTFESLKLHPNLLKGIHDLGFIRPTPIQKEAIPHIMEGKDLIGCAQTGTGKTAAFVLPILHRLLQGPSTKHTRALILAPTRELALQSIDHLRSLSRYVHLKGIAIFGGVPMSPQIQALARGVDIISATPGRFLDHIYSGRINFSNLEVFVLDEVDQMLDMGFMPDIQKILNLLPEKRQNLVFSATISPAFTKLIHQILKNPVTVQISFSTTPAVGIRHAVYPVARHLKADLLTELLRGEDMTSVLIFTRTKHQADRLSQTLERRGFKVSLLHGDRSQNQRLQALSQFRKGWHSIMVATDIAARGLDIDDISHVINYDIPSTPEIYIHRIGRTARAEATGDAFSLVDRSEESMVHEIERVLKKTLPRVTLPNFDYKKSGSPTQAKRHHSAHHSLPSAQKRHFEFQPRRSLNKSR